A window of Polynucleobacter sp. KF022 genomic DNA:
AAATGTTTTCAGATAACATCTTCAATTTCACCCATGCAACTATGTTTTACTGGGGTACTCAGGCAGCCTTTCCTAATTTAAAGCTGTCCGATCTTTTTACCGATGAGGGCGTGAGAGTTGTTAACGAAATTTACAACAATAAATGTATGCACGCGGCTAGCGATACATTTAATTTCAACTATGCAACAACTTACACCAACTTATTGAAATCCACCCCTACTAATACTATGGCTTGGGCACAAGCAATGATTAAGGGCGGCGTACCCGTTGTAAAACCCGTTGCTCCAGTGCAAATTTACTTTGGCTCCAAAGATACTGCCGTCCCCCCTATGATGCATAAGCTTTATCAAGATCAAATTTGTAAATTGGGTGGCAATGTTGGCAGAATGCAATTGCCTGGTGAGCAATCTCACTTTACAACCCCTGGATCATCCAAGCCGTTCTATTTGGCCTGGGTAAAAGATCGAGTAGCAGGCAAGCCACTTGAGAATGGTTGTCCAAAAAACTAAGTCAGAAACTAAGTCAGCAATACAGCCAGAGATGAAATCTTGAGATTCATAAGTCAAGAAGCAGAAAAACTACCCTCGGGTAGTTTTTCTATTTACTCATATCAGTGACTCAATCAAGCCAAGCCACCATGTCGGAGGAGGGCATCAATGCTCGGTTCTCTGCCTCTAAAAGCCTTAAAGGATTCAGCTGCCGGACGGCTGCCACCCACTTCCAAGATTTCTTCGCGATAACGGGCACCCGTTTTTTCATCCAACACGCTACCAGTTAGTTTTGCCGCTTCTTCAAAGGCGGAGTAGACATCTGCGGATAACACTTCTGCCCATTTATAGCTGTAATAGCCTGCTGCATAGCCACCTGCGAAGATATGGCTGAAGGTATTAATCCAGCGAGAGATAGCGGGCTGTGGGACAACATTAAATTGATCGGCAATCGTTCTCGATAAGTCGAGTACCGCTTGATCTTTCGCATCTTTAGTATCCAAACTGGAGTGTAGACGCCAATCGGTTAGTGACATCACAATCTGACGCAAAGTCATGTAGCCATTCTGGAAATTCTTGGCGGCCAAGATCTTTTCAAAGAGTTCGCGTGGTAGTGGCTTGCCAGTTTCCGCATGGGCTGTCATTTTTTCTAAGACCTCCCATTCCCAGCAGAAGTTTTCCATGAATTGGCTTGGTAGCTCTACTGCATCCCATTCAACACCATTAATTCCGGAGACGCCTAGGGCGCTCACTTGCGTTAGAAGATGGTGCAGCCCGTGACCACTCTCATGAAAGAGGGTGATCACATCATCATGAGTAATTGTGGGTTGGCGTAAGACGCCATCGACTTTCACCGGCGGCGCAAAGTTGCAGACTAAATACGCTACGGGTACTTGGATTTCTCCATTGGGCAAGACTCTACGGCCGCGCGCATCATCCATCCAGGCGCCACCACGCTTACCAGGGCGAGCATAGGGGTCGAGATAGAAATAGGCCACGATATTTCCCGCACCATTCTTTACTGAGAAGGATTGCACGTCAGCATGCCATTTGGGTAGGTCAGTCGACTCAATTTTGACGCCAAACAAGGTTTGAATAACCTGAAAGAGTCCATCCAATACTTTAGGCAATGGAAAATATTGCTTGAGTTCATTTTCTGAGAATGAATAACGTTCTTGCTTTAAGCGCTCAGAAGCAAATGCGACATCCCAAGGCTCCAGACCATCGATGATTGAAAGTTCGGTTTTGGCAAACTCTGAAAGCTCTTGCCAATCCTTTAAGGCAAATGGTTTTGCCTTTTGTGCAAAATTGGTTAAGAAGGAATCTACTTCATCTACGCTATTGGCCATCTTGGGAGCTAGACTCAGGGCGGCATAGTTCTTGAATCCCAACATCCGTGCTTCTTCATCACGGAGTCTGAGTTGCTCAAGCATATTTTGTGTATTGTCCCAATCGAGTTTGCCCTTGGAGTATTGGGGTGCTAGCTCTGAAGCGCGGGTAACATAGGCTTCGTACATCAAGCGACGCAGTGCGCGATTTTCTGAGTACTGCATGACCGGGTAATAGGAAGGGAAGTGCAGGGTGAATGCCCAGCCTTGCAAATTCTTTTGCTCAGCAGTATCTGCGGCTGCAGCAATCACATCCTCAGGCAGCCCCACGAGATCTGCTTGATTGGTTACCAGGTGCACAAAACTATCAGTTGCATCCAAGACGTGGTCAGAGAAAGTTTTACCTAGTGTTGCTTGCTCATCCTGAATTTGGGCAAAACGCGGTTTATCGGCATCACTCAGTTCTGCACCGCCAAGGCGAAAATCTCTTAATGAGTTTTCAATGACTTTTTTCTGGGCAGAGCTCAATTTTGTAAAGTCAGAAGACTTACTAAGTTCTTTAAATTTCTTGTAAAGATCTAAGTTCTGTCCAAGGCTGGAAAAGAAGGCGGTGACCTTGGGCAACATTGCTCCATAAGCAGCGCGTAACTCTGGGGTATCTGCAACGCTATTCAAATGAGAGATCACGCCCCAAGATCTGCCTAAAGACTCGGTAGCATCTTCAAGAGGCTCAGCAAGGGCATCCCAGTTTGGGGCGGTACTGGGATTGACTGCGACGTCGACTGCATCTTGCGCATGTTTCAATAGATACTCAATTGCTGGAGCAATGTGCTCAGGCTTCACTTCGGAGTAAGCAGCAATGCCGCGTCCGAAAGTAACCAGAGGATTGTTTTGTAAGTCTGCGGGGAGGGTATTGGTGAGGGATGTAGTCATCCCTCTAGCTTAATGGACTGGGAGCAATTTTGCCAAAAGTCCCAGTCAAATCCTTAGTGCTTTGATGCCTTTTCAGCGGCCTCTAAGGTGTTCATTAGCAACATCGTGATGGTCATAGGACCAACGCCACCAGGAACGGGGGTGATCCAGCCTGCAACATACTTGGCGGTATCAAAATCCACGTCACCACAAAGCTTGCCATCTGGCAGGCGATTAATGCCTACGTCAATCACTACAGCACCATTTTTGACCATATCGCCAGAGATCATTTTTGGTTTGCCAGTAGCAACGACCAAGATATCAGCGTCCTTTGTATGGTGTGCCAGATCACGTGTCTTGCTATTGCAGATAGTGACGGTTGCACCAGCCTGTAGCAGCAACATGGCCATTGGTTTGCCCACAATATTGGATGCACCAACAATCACAGCGCGCGCGCCGCGTATCGGATACTCAATGCTCTCTAGAATCTTCATGCAGCCATAAGGCGTGCATGGCTTGAATTCTGGTTGACCAACCATCAATGCGCCAGCATTTGCAACGTGAAAGCCGTCTACATCTTTCTCTGGAGCAATTGCTTCGAGTACGCGTTCTGAGGCAATGTGCTCTGGCAACGGAAGTTGCACCAAGATCCCATGAATTGCGGGGTCGGCATTCAGAGTTGCAATACGAGCTAGCAACTCTTCTTCACCAAGTTCGGTGGAGTAGCGCTCTAAAACAGAATGAAAACCAACATCTTCACAGGCTTTGACTTTATTGCGTACATACACAGCGCTGGCAGGGTTGTCACCAACCACAATGACAGCTAAGCCAGGACGAGTGCCTTTGGCAGTAACGATTGCGCCGCGGGCAGCAATCTCTGTACGTAACTTTTTAGATAGGGCATTACCGTCTAATAATTGCGCTGGCATCTTAAGACTCTAGTAATTAATTGGGTTGGGGATCAGATAAAGCCAAGCGGAGTAGGTCTGCCACGGTATTGACGTTGAGCTTTTCCATAATATTGGCACGGTGCGCTTCAACTGTTTTAATAGAAATGCCGAGATCATCAGCGATTTGTTTATTTAAGCGGCCAGCAACAATGCGCTCTAGTACTTGACGTTCGCGACCAGTGAGTTTGCTGAGCAAGCTCTGGGTAATTTTGCGTTGGCTTGCTTGTGAGTAATCAACGCGCGCTTTGGCAAGCATACGATCTACCAAACCACACAGATCATTTTCTTTAAAAGGCTTTTCAATGAAATCTACTGCACCACGCTTCATTGTGGAAACTGCCATAGAAACATCACCATGACCTGTAATGAAGGCAACTGGCATTGGCAAATTTTCAGCGGTTAAGCGTTCTTGTAATTCAAGACCAGACATGCCAGGCATACGCACATCCAAAATGGCACAAGAGATGGTGGACTTATCGGTGCTTTGCAAAGACTGTAAGAAACGCTCAGCGCTTGCGTGACAACGCACAACATAACCGTTGCTTTCTAAAAGCCAGGTGAGGGAGTCTCTAACTGCTTCATCATCATCTACTACGTAGACAACTTCAGCTTGGTTTGGTTTTGCAGTGGTACTTAAGTTCATATCAGTTCTCGCGAGGTAAACCTATAAATTCAATGTTAAGTATTGGCCGTGGTTCCAGGGGATTCCAGGGGTAGAAGTATTGTAAAGGTGCAGCCGACCAGCTTGGTCTGTTCGGAGTCCTGGACATTGGTGGCCCATAGCCTGCCATGATGGGATTCAATAATAGAGCGGCAGATATTGAGCCCCATGCCCATACCATCGGATTTAGTGCTAAAAAATGGCTCAAACATGTGTTCCAGCACATTTTCAGGGATTCCACCTCCAGCATCGGTGACCTGGATTCTGAGCATAGCCGGGAATATGCTGGTATCCAAATCAGCAGTAATTTTCACTGCAGGAGCTGACCAGCGCGAGGAGAGGGGATAGGCCTCACGAACGCTATCAAGCGCATTCTTTAGTAGGTTGACGACCACCTGCAAGATTAAAACGGGATCTAGATTGACCACTGGGAGATTTTCAGCAATCTCAGAGCTAATACTCAAGCGGTGACGATGCGCTTCAATCTCCACTAAACCAACGGCATCATTAATGATTTCAGATATACACGCTGCTTTGCGCTGAGGTTCACTACGTTTTACAAATCCTCGAATGCGTTGAATGATGGTTCCTGCACGATGAGCTTGTTCGGATGCTTTTGCAAGTGCTGGCAGAATTTCTTTAGAAATAGCAGGATCCACAAGGCCATCCAAACGTTTTGCGACACCCATGCAGTAATTTGAAATCGCGGAGAGGGGTTGATTTAACTCGTGAGCCAGTGAGGAAGCCATTTCACCCATTGTGGTGAGGCGGCTGGTGAACTGCATACGCTCTTGTTGCTGGAGCGCTAAATCATCTGCCTCTTTACGAGCGGTAATATCAGTAGCAACCAATAGCTGTGCAAGATGACCGTCTACCCAGGG
This region includes:
- a CDS encoding response regulator transcription factor; amino-acid sequence: MNLSTTAKPNQAEVVYVVDDDEAVRDSLTWLLESNGYVVRCHASAERFLQSLQSTDKSTISCAILDVRMPGMSGLELQERLTAENLPMPVAFITGHGDVSMAVSTMKRGAVDFIEKPFKENDLCGLVDRMLAKARVDYSQASQRKITQSLLSKLTGRERQVLERIVAGRLNKQIADDLGISIKTVEAHRANIMEKLNVNTVADLLRLALSDPQPN
- the folD gene encoding bifunctional methylenetetrahydrofolate dehydrogenase/methenyltetrahydrofolate cyclohydrolase FolD; its protein translation is MPAQLLDGNALSKKLRTEIAARGAIVTAKGTRPGLAVIVVGDNPASAVYVRNKVKACEDVGFHSVLERYSTELGEEELLARIATLNADPAIHGILVQLPLPEHIASERVLEAIAPEKDVDGFHVANAGALMVGQPEFKPCTPYGCMKILESIEYPIRGARAVIVGASNIVGKPMAMLLLQAGATVTICNSKTRDLAHHTKDADILVVATGKPKMISGDMVKNGAVVIDVGINRLPDGKLCGDVDFDTAKYVAGWITPVPGGVGPMTITMLLMNTLEAAEKASKH
- a CDS encoding M3 family metallopeptidase; the protein is MTTSLTNTLPADLQNNPLVTFGRGIAAYSEVKPEHIAPAIEYLLKHAQDAVDVAVNPSTAPNWDALAEPLEDATESLGRSWGVISHLNSVADTPELRAAYGAMLPKVTAFFSSLGQNLDLYKKFKELSKSSDFTKLSSAQKKVIENSLRDFRLGGAELSDADKPRFAQIQDEQATLGKTFSDHVLDATDSFVHLVTNQADLVGLPEDVIAAAADTAEQKNLQGWAFTLHFPSYYPVMQYSENRALRRLMYEAYVTRASELAPQYSKGKLDWDNTQNMLEQLRLRDEEARMLGFKNYAALSLAPKMANSVDEVDSFLTNFAQKAKPFALKDWQELSEFAKTELSIIDGLEPWDVAFASERLKQERYSFSENELKQYFPLPKVLDGLFQVIQTLFGVKIESTDLPKWHADVQSFSVKNGAGNIVAYFYLDPYARPGKRGGAWMDDARGRRVLPNGEIQVPVAYLVCNFAPPVKVDGVLRQPTITHDDVITLFHESGHGLHHLLTQVSALGVSGINGVEWDAVELPSQFMENFCWEWEVLEKMTAHAETGKPLPRELFEKILAAKNFQNGYMTLRQIVMSLTDWRLHSSLDTKDAKDQAVLDLSRTIADQFNVVPQPAISRWINTFSHIFAGGYAAGYYSYKWAEVLSADVYSAFEEAAKLTGSVLDEKTGARYREEILEVGGSRPAAESFKAFRGREPSIDALLRHGGLA